From Bombyx mori chromosome 26, ASM3026992v2, one genomic window encodes:
- the LOC101744104 gene encoding fibronectin type 3 and ankyrin repeat domains protein 1, producing the protein MSLQHYLIQQFTSWKPPAPEVLNRSKGDITLCWDKLEPFQFLTKYFLYRVEKNNKIPKWTVVYSGGKSTKTIENLAPRHPHKFRIKVIIKTETVPSLAEKALEHFVNEQAIYEHCHKHIENGINTYQEGFDMRNNIDSANDEDMKNGKVEIAKAGSSNANGDTVREEESMNNMKMKWLESQWSEETWTNTDTDGTSAVCFAMAVRCGYLKQVQNMLEERPGLINIVNSNNGYTPLATAVRQGDINTIRLLLLSGADLEQPSAAGLTPLHLAVLAGNVELTELLIDRGADFHARDWNGMRIEHYAVDSCDLGMIRYVFDKGGDVSVEDNNGWTPLFRALCQGAKSSVIEELVARGSDVNLKDRAGLPLASVAKILKNRYGQNRDSILRLVDCNYPHEKAQANFTRLTKKVYNIHSMLKLL; encoded by the exons ATGTCTCTTCAACACTATCTGATACAACAGTTCACGAGCTGGAAGCCACCAGCGCCAGAAGTATTGAACAGAAGCAAGGGCGATATTACACTATGCTGGGACAAGCTCGAGCCATTTCAATTTCTGACTAAATATTTCCTCTACAGAGTGGAAAAGAATAACAAGATCCCGAAATGGACTGTTGTGTACAG CGGCGGTAAATCAACCAAAACTATAGAGAACTTGGCTCCAAGACATCCTCATAAGTTTAGAATAaaagttataattaaaacagaAACAGTACCAAGTTTGGCTGAGAAAGCACTCGAACATTTTGTCAACGAACAGGCCATTTACGAGCATTGCCATAAACACATTGAAAATGGAATCAACACTTACCAAGAGGGTTTTGATATGAGAAATAATATTGATTCTGCTAATGATGAAGATATGAAGAACGGTAAAGTCGAAATTGCTAAAGCAGGCTCTTCAAATGCAAATGGTGATACAGTGAGAGAAGAAGAAAG CATGAACAATATGAAGATGAAGTGGCTGGAGTCCCAGTGGTCAGAGGAAACCTGGACGAACACGGACACCGACGGCACGTCTGCCGTCTGCTTTGCGATGGCCGTCAGATGCGGGTACTTGAAACAG GTGCAAAATATGTTGGAGGAGCGGCCCGGTCTCATCAACATTGTCAACTCCAATAATGGATATACTCCGCTAGCTACTGCTGTCAGACAAG GAGATATAAACACGATCCGCCTGCTTCTATTGTCTGGTGCTGATCTAGAGCAACCCTCGGCCGCAGGTCTGACCCCTCTCCACCTCGCTGTGCTCGCGGGGAACGTAGAGCTCACTGAACTGCTTATTGATAGAGGGGCTGATTTTCAT GCTCGAGACTGGAACGGGATGCGCATAGAACACTACGCAGTCGACTCGTGTGATCTAGGTATGATCAGATATGTCTTCGACAAAGGAGGTGATGTCTCCGTTGAGGACAACAATGGCTGGACCCCGCTTTTTAGAGCGT TATGTCAAGGAGCCAAATCAAGCGTCATCGAAGAACTGGTGGCGCGCGGCAGTGATGTCAATCTGAAGGACAGAGCCGGACTACCGCTCGCCTCCGTCGCTAAAATACTCAAGAACAGATA tggTCAAAATCGAGATTCCATCTTGCGTCTCGTGGATTGCAACTATCCTCACGAGAAGGCGCAGGCGAACTTCACTAGACTCACAAAAAAAGTTTACAACATCCACTCGATGCTCAAGTTGCTTTGA